From Natrinema salaciae, the proteins below share one genomic window:
- a CDS encoding MaoC/PaaZ C-terminal domain-containing protein yields the protein MVTDPACGMEVDPLAASVTAEYDSQLYYFCSDGCREQFEKSPQRFAESAIPAIGQRDGVRSPRLSSGSAGGSFELHVHHDDHVDVGDEVVLTKTISEDDVNRFAVATSDTNALHLNEVFASRTRFENRIVHGTLVAGLISAALASLPGITIYLSQSLEFHGPVFIGESVTASCQIDERVDERRYRLTTRVAKETGETVIDGSATVLIDELPLSTRDE from the coding sequence ATGGTGACAGATCCTGCCTGCGGTATGGAAGTCGATCCGCTCGCGGCCAGCGTGACAGCCGAATATGATAGCCAACTGTACTACTTTTGTTCGGACGGCTGTAGAGAACAGTTCGAAAAGAGCCCACAACGATTCGCCGAGAGCGCGATCCCGGCGATCGGCCAGCGGGACGGCGTTCGATCGCCGAGGCTCTCTTCCGGGTCGGCCGGCGGATCGTTCGAACTACACGTCCATCACGACGACCACGTCGACGTCGGGGACGAGGTGGTGCTGACGAAGACGATTTCCGAGGACGATGTGAACCGGTTCGCAGTGGCGACGAGCGATACTAACGCGTTGCACCTCAACGAAGTGTTCGCGAGTCGCACGCGGTTCGAGAACCGAATCGTCCACGGGACGCTCGTCGCGGGTCTCATCAGTGCCGCACTCGCTTCGCTCCCGGGAATTACGATCTACCTCTCTCAATCGCTCGAGTTTCACGGGCCCGTCTTTATCGGGGAGTCGGTCACGGCAAGTTGTCAGATAGACGAACGGGTTGACGAACGCAGATATCGTCTCACAACTCGGGTCGCGAAGGAAACCGGTGAAACGGTTATCGACGGAAGTGCAACCGTTCTGATCGACGAACTGCCGCTCAGTACACGTGACGAGTGA
- a CDS encoding universal stress protein — MEFLRHASAYSADHHHPMPRSFVEIDVLLPLADRTDARNTCHAALPYLEGKDCRVHVLHVVHGVEPDGDRGPIEDRVNEVFDIATACFDAADIPVSTDIRYGKNVGRTILDAADNYSADAIVLTPRERSIWRRLLSQNVLATLATNVDQPLIIIPAAD, encoded by the coding sequence ATGGAGTTCCTGCGTCACGCATCGGCGTACTCCGCGGATCATCATCATCCTATGCCACGCTCGTTCGTCGAAATAGACGTCCTGTTACCGCTCGCGGATCGAACAGACGCGCGCAATACCTGTCACGCGGCGCTCCCGTACCTGGAGGGGAAGGACTGCCGCGTACACGTGTTACACGTCGTTCACGGAGTGGAACCTGACGGAGATCGAGGGCCTATCGAAGACCGCGTGAACGAGGTGTTTGACATCGCGACAGCGTGTTTCGACGCCGCCGACATCCCCGTCTCGACCGACATCCGATACGGAAAAAACGTCGGTCGAACGATCCTTGACGCCGCCGACAACTACTCGGCCGACGCGATCGTACTGACGCCGCGTGAGCGATCGATCTGGCGCAGACTGCTCTCGCAGAATGTGCTCGCGACGCTAGCCACAAATGTCGATCAGCCGTTGATCATCATTCCGGCAGCCGATTGA
- a CDS encoding HTH domain-containing protein: MNSKNSDKTPTGDISNDRLRVTVWFREFAPSPDQRELLIPLKELRLTGALADVTLRVWGRQIAAGSSVIGGDDVERIRDRLSEFECWASQNGYSLVPVFKRRERTSMVSDERTPVIVLPTICLAVYDADRLVGVFPRRTVTEY; this comes from the coding sequence ATGAATTCGAAAAACAGCGATAAGACACCGACGGGCGACATCTCGAACGATCGATTGCGTGTGACGGTCTGGTTTCGCGAATTCGCCCCTTCCCCCGATCAACGCGAGCTGCTCATCCCGTTGAAAGAGTTACGGCTGACAGGGGCTCTCGCCGACGTAACGCTCCGAGTTTGGGGGCGACAGATCGCTGCAGGCTCCTCCGTCATCGGTGGGGACGACGTCGAACGGATCCGCGACCGGCTTTCGGAGTTCGAGTGCTGGGCTAGTCAGAACGGGTACTCGCTCGTACCCGTGTTCAAACGACGCGAGCGGACGTCGATGGTCTCAGATGAACGGACTCCGGTCATCGTGTTGCCAACCATCTGTCTCGCTGTTTACGATGCCGATCGACTCGTCGGGGTGTTTCCCCGTCGGACGGTGACCGAGTACTGA
- a CDS encoding winged helix-turn-helix transcriptional regulator, which translates to MVESTEQLAVWCAGEDWCPVTSTAMLIGKKWHTVVLHRLLANGPLGFNALKEEVGGISSKVLSDVLEDLESKHLIQREIVNEKPVRVEYSLTELGESLEPVIQEMAAWGQEHLMPATDESSSIA; encoded by the coding sequence ATGGTCGAGTCGACAGAGCAACTGGCAGTATGGTGTGCTGGCGAAGACTGGTGTCCCGTCACGTCCACCGCAATGTTGATCGGGAAGAAGTGGCACACTGTCGTTCTCCATCGACTGCTCGCCAACGGGCCGCTCGGATTCAATGCGCTGAAAGAGGAAGTCGGCGGCATATCGAGCAAGGTCCTCTCCGACGTCCTCGAGGACCTCGAGTCGAAACATCTGATCCAGAGGGAGATCGTCAACGAAAAACCGGTCCGCGTCGAGTATTCGCTGACCGAACTCGGCGAATCACTGGAGCCGGTTATTCAGGAAATGGCCGCTTGGGGGCAAGAGCATCTGATGCCTGCAACGGACGAGAGTAGTTCGATCGCGTGA